Within Mytilus edulis chromosome 10, xbMytEdul2.2, whole genome shotgun sequence, the genomic segment AAAAAGTAcgtttgtgtgcataaaaaaattctATAAGATAGAATTTTCATACAAATTGTGAGAATAaaggttttattatatgttttaagaaaataaaaataaaaaatggtgtcaccgaacttgtttttttttatacaagtaaaaataaaaatttcactatcagtccagtatatttttattattaaaaaagttttattcaatgcctgtaccaagtcaggaatatgacagttcttgtccattcgtttttgatgtgttttgtcatttgaatttgccgtgtgattatggactttccaattgGATTCttttctgagttcagtattttggtgattttccTTTTGAATGGCTTATTCTAAAATAATGATtctaaaaacaataacaaaaaaaatgatatttgtttgaattatttgaatcaccaatttttctttatataaataaacagtctaactatttaattgcaaatctgtctccaaatttgcagatttgagcaaataactagaccgattttgtccTGCGATTGTAAAATCCAAGATGGTGGTATGCCATGAATCTATCTTAAGTAGTGTTTGCTACAAAAGCAgggtttaataataaaaaaacgatATACTTGCATATCTGATGACCaatgatgtataagaaccgaaacagttgaaaacCTATATGACAAAAAGGACATTAGAATAGCTTGTTTGAGTCATGATTAAAAACGTTGCTTCATTTCCTTAAACTTTAAGCTTACTATGTATGTAGTATTCGCaatattctgttttattttaatccagcgtgaaattaaataaattagaATTTCGTTGACATAATCTCAATAGTTATCACAATGAACGATCGTACATCAAGTTTTGAATATTCTGTTTCTTCAAACATTATATAACAAACCATGAAACTCTAACAGCATCCAAACATATTTAAGTTATCATCTCTCATGCAACGAATAATCACTACAAGTCTATATAACTTCTGTTATATAACCTTTTGATATTACAGTTGTTTATAATCGTTTAAGAAGCAATCACAGTAAAACCATTAGGAAATTTTAATAATGCTTAAGATTATCAGATAAACAGTTGAAAATGTTCTTAGTAGTTATGGCAACGATTTAATTGTAAAATACATCATTTGTATTAGCGAAACGATGGGAAAAAAAATAAGCCTTTaacaatctttttttcaaaacggatactttcttttttttaaaatacatatatattttgtaaattccGTGATAGGATAGAATTAATTCAGCTAAGTCTTCCTTTTAGTTTACAGGGTGCATTTGCAGTGATATTAAAACTATTAAATAAATGAAAGCCAACACAAATTGTTAATTGCATGATCTGGGATCGTTTATCAATTTCCTATGCAAAGCAACAAAGGATATATCAGGCTTTCTGTTTCAGATATTCTATTATATGATAGATTTGCATATTGATTCGACCACCTCGTTCAATGCTGGTTAATGTGCATATGTTGTCTATAGTGAAGAACTACGTCAGCAGTGGTTTTCGTCACATcctaatattttattcaaatatccgAGATGTGGTGGTTACAGCAAAGATTTCACTTAGAAATattaacaaattcaaaaattgttcGATTTAATCAATGAAATATTGCATAATTAACCTATTAATTATTGCAGACAGAATGTTAATTCGATATTTTATGGTTTTTGTTCTGTCGTTTTGTTTCTGCTATATTGAGGTAAATCCTCATTGACTTTTATTCGAATATTGACAAATTCAATTACTATTATTTGTTATACAACGTATCATGTAATATTGGTTTTGAAGAAGAAAGatatacattcatgacattgtgGAGGTTAAAAGTATGATATTTTCGCTAATATAAACAAATACTTCTGTTCAGCCATAACTTTTAATAACATCTCAAAGAGCCCCCAGCGACGTCACTGtagtcgccaacgtcgccaatggTAATTTACAAAGTAAGGAACATCGTTATCCTGCAATAATTTCGACATACTGGGGGCCGCAAAAAGTGAAAATTATCTTAAATTTCACATTAACTGtccatatttgtaaataaatcaaattaaaaaagtatCTATCTCCATAAATGAACTACATTTAATTAACTAAGTTATTGTTCACATAAATGAACAATTTGAATTAACTTTGAAAGTCCTTTGGAAAATTGCTAATCTTCTTCATCATTTTCGTCTACATTGGCTGTCCACTTCCGTATCCTCTCCCGGGCCTTGATGCTCGCATTTAGTTTCGGTCGAGTACTCCTTTGCGTTGTGTCTTCATGTTGCTCGTCAGTATGATCGCTTGTAGCATCAGAATGTGTCCCCGATACCTCCAACGGAAATAGTTTTACGATTGGTAGGGATGTCTCACCATTGCTTGTCTGTATCCGTGCTGCCCGTATAAGTCCATCATTGCCTCTAATAAGTTCATTTACTATACCCAGTTTCTAATTGACTCTAGGCGATTCGTTATGTATTTGAACTATGTCTCCAATATGAAAAGATTGTTCGTTTTTCCCTAAAGATTTGTGAAATTCGCGCAATGAAGTTAAGTATTCAGACTTCAATCTGGTCCAGAAGGGTTGTATTAATAAAGTTTTTCTGTGTGCACATTTGTTGAGTTCTTTATGATTCATATAGGTTGGATCGATGAATTCCTCTATGTCTATTTGCGGATATGGCAATGCTGATATTCTTCTATCATACAAAAGATGAGAGGGGGTTACAGTCTCGCAATCTCTGATATCTGATGAAAAATATGTAAGTGGCCTGTCATTTAAAATTCTTTCTATTTCTGTCACGCAGTCTGTAGAGTTTTATATACTAACTCGAGTTCGTTCAAGTGTCTTTTTCAAGCTTGTCTTTGTTAGCGCAATAAGTCTCTCCCGGAATCCACCATACCAAGGAGCGCGTTTTGGTATGAACTTCCATTCTATTCCTCGTATAGACAACGTTTCTTTTAGTGTTGCCGATTCACATACTTGTTTTAGTTCCTCTGCTCCTGCAATGAAAGTAGTTGCATTATCAGATATAAGTGTCTTAGGTATTTATTTGCGACTTACGAAACGCCGGAAAGGTTGAGCAAACGAATGTTCGGTTAGGTTCGGAACCACTTTTAGATGAACGGCTCTGTTAGAAGCGCatatgtttacttttttaaaattgttatttggatggagagttttctcattggcactcacaccacatcttcctatatctatatatgtgaTTTTGTTAAAATTCTATTTTCGTCTGTTACAAGTAATGCTCCTGTAAAGTCCACTGCAGTGACTGTAAAGGGGGGTGCTTCCTGTAATCTGATTTTTGGTAAAGGTGGTGGGTTTGGTACAACGTACGATTTTCATTCACTTTGCGGCAAATAACGCATTTGCGGAGTAATTTCTTTGCATACTGTCGAATAATTGGTATCCAAAACGTTTGTCTAATATAGGTGACTGTAGCATGCATTTCACTATGAAGTAATTGTTCGTGTGCATCCAATACAATTAGTCTAGTTAACAGATGATTTACCGGTATAAGGTACGGAAATTTTGCTGATTCTGGTATTTGTGCGTTGTGTATTCTCCCGTTTTATCTGATAAGACCGGATTCGTCTAAGAAAAGTCCCAATTGTTGGACTCTTGGTACTTTATTTGTGTTTCTGTATTGTGCTCCTCTCAAATATGACATTTCATCTGTATACGTAGACTCTTGACAATCAAAAATTCTAGTATTTACTgctgtttgaatttcattgacCTCCAGTGGTCCGCTTTTCCTGGAAATCCTATCCCGTCTACAGTTGCGGATAAAACGGATGACATAGGAGGTAATACGTAATAATTTCATGTAAGATCCATAGTTCCTAATATCCAATATATTTGTTACACTGCCTAGACTTTTTTGGTGTGTCCCATCCAAGTTGTCCAATTCCTCTTCATTTTCTCTGTCATCTATCAGTGACGTCAAAACGGTGTTTTTTGCGCTGTTTAGTTCTGGCCATTTTGTTCTATCTGTTAACCAATTTGGTCATTTCCGCCAAAGTATACTCTGGTCAAATTTTTCAATTGTAAGTCCTCTTGTAAGAAGATCTTCCGGGTTGTTATCAGCAGGGCAATACCGCCATTTGTATGGATGCGTCAATTTTATTATTTCCTTTACTCGATTGGCTATAAAACGTTTCAATGTCTTCGTACATGTTAGCCAATGAAGAACAATGCTGCTATCTtaccaaaaaacaattttttgacaATTAAGTGTTGAATGAAGATGTGCAGCTAGTCGTGCAGTTCACGTTGTGGGAGGGTTAAACATTTGACTGGTGCTACTCTGGTTTTCGCCATTACTGAAGTTGCTTCGTTTTCGTTAATCAAATAAACTGCTGCGCCGTACGCTTTTGGACTTGCATCTGTAAATACATGAAGCACTAATTCTGTTGATGTTGATGGTTTGCTAAAATAATATCGAGGAATTGTGAATTGTATTGCCTTTTCCAAATCTTTGGTCAAATCTATCCAGTGGGACGTAGTCTTTAAATTATCTTGTACAAGTTCGTCCTAATCTAATCCACATTTCCATAACTCTTGTATCAGGATCTTCGCTCTAATTGTAACCGGACTAAGTAAGCCTAGTGGGTCATaaatctttgaaaaatatttcaaaacttctcGTTTAGTTACATGTTGAAGTAGTTTCAGTGTAGGAATTTCACGCTTAGGGTATAAGATTTCGTCGCTTCGACTGTTCCACAACAATCCAAGTATTTGTGTATACTTATCCGTATCTAGGACGTTTTCTTCTATAGCTAATTGTAGTAATTTAGCACTGTTTGAACTCCACGATCTCAAGTTGATTCCAGCTCCAGCCATCAAGCTCCTTTCTTCTTTGAAATACGTAAGTAAATCTCCCTCTTTGTTCATACTAGACAATATGTTATCAACATATATATCTCTTTCTAAAATTCTAGCTGTTTCACTGTTTCCGAATAGTTTCAAATGTTTCTGTATTGTGGCGTTGAGTATAGAGGGCGAAGACGTCGCTCCAAATAACACTGCTGTGAACCTTTAAGTTTTCAGCTGACTACCTGGATTTGAAGGGTCACTAAGCCATAAAAATCGGGTAACGTCTCTATCTTCTTAGCTCAATCCAACATATAAGACAGCTTTCTCATTATCAGTACATGTAGCAAACTGGTTGGCTCTAAACTGTACTAGGAGTTTTGTCAAGTCATTTAATTTTGGTGGTGTGTCCATCAGACAATCATTTAAACTTGGATGACTTGGTGATTTACGACAACTGCAGTCGTATACTATTCGTATAGGAGTTGTGCTAGATTCCTTGTGTATAGGGTGGTGTGGAATGTAATGAATTTTCCCGCCGTTTTGTTCTTTTTCATCTACTGTCTCAACAAATCCTCTTCGTTCCTGTTCGGCGATTATATCTCCATACTTCTTTAGTAGTTTAGGATCTTGACTAAGTTTCTTAATAACGTTCTCTGTTCTTCTTCTTGTGACTGTATAATTTGATGGTAGTTCGTAATGTTACTGTCGTTTCAATGGCAATTTTGCAAAGTATTCATTTCCTTTGAGTTCAATCCAAGTGTCTTGATATGTTTCCAAAAACTCCGTATCGTCTTCGTCTGTTTCCATCGAGTTAATACCAATTGATTCCAATCTCCAAAATGTTTCTATATTATGCTCCTCCGTTCTTATGAGAAACAAGAATATTAAAAATGCTAGTACCCATGAACGAGTTATCCCTCTTGTCACTTACTGGACCGGAAAGTAAGAAATCTAACTTTGACCTCACGGCGGTTGCATCATTTCCTCGTATGACTTCATCCTCATCCAGTAGTCTACTCGGATTAATAACGATATTTCGAAAGTCTCTTTTTCAGCtagacctaatcactactttacattaatatttatgacccatattattttacagtgtcatttcaccctaTTACTTGCTATATGAGACATAAAActttgagaaataaatttggaaggggtatacaaaAAGTTGGAAAGTaacacactaaggactatattcttggacaacgaaaatcaaaggacgataactgtgtgcTCGGACCATATGCTGTTGgctgtaatttttattttgcacGCTTTGTCTACTCCTGTCATAATCGTGGTTCTTGCTGTTGAATTGGCGTACAGTACACAGACTTGTGTGGTGTCTTTTGTTGCAATTTCGGCATTAGTGTTTTGACTTACATTCATTTATACGATGTGTTCCAAGTCAGTTAACACACACTGTCTCGCGTTTTACAATGTTCATGCGTGATGCTGGATCAGATACAATCGCGCAATGCGCTGGTGCGTGTACATCGCGGCACAATACTCAAGGTTTAGTGTCTAAAATCTGGCGTATATTTCTTGTATTCAGAGCTTGATTTTGGCGGGGTTTTGTTGATTTAGTTCCGGTAAAGAAAGATGATGTACTTGGTAAATTGTTAGAAGTTTCAGTGTCTTGTCCTGcatcaattatgtttatttcattgcaaATACTTTTCCGGAGGTCTAGTAAAAACATTTCTCTGTTCCATGTTCACgggcaaggttttttttttttaaatttctctcggtaatttattcaaaataattaatgtaATGTAACATAC encodes:
- the LOC139492563 gene encoding uncharacterized protein, with protein sequence MDLCKLKSIRSVHSSAVTKLVRKIDAVKQDTDFDTEELTATFENLLQKQNILNNLNEQILNLAEAEDIEITRRRTENVIKKLSQDPKLLKKYGDIIAEQERRGFVETVDEKEQNGGKIHYIPHHPIHKESSTTPIRIVYDCSCRKSPSHPSLNDCLMDTPPKLNDLTKLLVQFRANQFATCTDNEKAVLYVGLS